A single region of the Lycium barbarum isolate Lr01 chromosome 2, ASM1917538v2, whole genome shotgun sequence genome encodes:
- the LOC132626672 gene encoding phospholipase D zeta 1 isoform X2 — protein sequence MSSTEQLMMGDGVRGPRYVQMQSEPPEPSRLSYSFREDNSHESTRIFDELPQATIIQVSRPDAGDISPMLLTYTIEVQYKQFKWQLVKKASHVFYLHFALKKRAFIEEIHEKQEQVKEWLQNLGIGDHTAVIQDEDEPDDEASPLRAEESAKSRDVPSSAALPIIRPTIGRQHSMSDRAKTAMQGYLNHFLGDIDFVNSQEVCRFLEVSRLSFSPEYGPKLKEDFIMVKHLPKIQDDDDIRKCCSCQWFGCCKDNWQKVWAVLKPGFLAFLKDPFDPEPLDIIVFDVLPASDGNGEGRVSLAKEIKDGNPLRHYFRVSCGTRCIKLRTKSNAKVKDWVAAINDAGLRPPEGWCHPHRFGSYAPPRGLTEDDSQAQWFVDGESAFEAIALAIEEAKSEIFICGWWVCPELYMRRPFHTNASFRLDALLEAKAKQGVQIYILLYKEVAIALKINSVYSKRKLVGIHENVRVLRYPDHFSSGVYLWSHHEKIVIVDHQICFIGGLDLCFGRYDSPEHKVGDCPPLIWPGKDYYNPRESEPNSWEDTMKDELDRKKYPRMPWHDVHCALWGPPCRDVARHFVQRWNYAKRNKAPHEQAIPLLMPQHHMVIPHYMGMNGEIDNGSNGVARPHKSIKRHDSFSSRSSSQDIPLLMPQEAEGGESFKEELKINGFHTGHSFHDQRSRSSRIPFSFRKSRVEPLVPDLPMKGFVDELDQNLVQPGMKKLDKDWWEKQERGDQVVSPEENGQVGPRVSCRCQVIRSVSQWSAGTSQTEESIHNAYCSLIEKAEHFVYIENQFFISGLSGDDIIKNRVLEALYRRIMRAYNEKKSFRVIVVIPLLPGFQGGLDDNGAASVRAIMHWQYRTICRGSNSILHNLNDLMGSRTHDYISFYGLRAYGRLFDGGPIASSQIYVHSKIMIVDDHTALIGSGNINDRSLLGSRDSEDCDFVADWCTYRGQGVCRFIHGRQAKKGRKICIKSSPFAMV from the exons ATGTCGTCGACGGAGCAGTTGATGATGGGCGATGGCGTCAGAGGACCACGTTACGTGCAGATGCAATCGGAACCACCGGAACCTTCTAGGCTGTCATATTCATTTCGCGAGGATAATAGTCATGAATCGACTCGAATATTCGATGAGTTGCCTCAGGCTACAATCATCCAAGTCTCTCGTCCCGATGCCGGTGACATTAGCCCTATGCTATTAACATACACAATTGAAGTCCAATACAAGCAG TTCAAGTGGCAATTGGTGAAGAAAGCCTCGCATGTATTTTACTTACATTTTGCATTAAAGAAGCGTGCATTCATTGAGGAGATTCATGAGAAGCAAGAGCAG GTCAAAGAATGGCTTCAAAACTTGGGGATAGGAGACCATACAGCTGTAATTCAAGATGAGGATGAACCTGATGATGAGGCTAGTCCTCTGCGTGCTGAGGAAAGTGCCAAAAGCAG AGATGTTCCGTCTAGTGCTGCTTTGCCAATAATTCGGCCAACCATCGGAAGGCAACATTCAATGTCAGATCGAGCAAAGACTGCTATGCAGGGTTACTTGAATCACTTTCTTGGAGATATAGATTTTGTCAATTCCCAGGAG GTTTGCAGGTTTCTGGAAGTTTCAAGATTATCCTTTTCTCCAGAGTATGGTCCTAAGCTAAAAGAAGATTTTATTATGGTGAAGCACTTACCAAAAATTCAAGATGACGATGATATTCGGAAATGTTGTTCATGTCAGTGGTTTGGTTGCTGTAAAGACAACTGGCAGAAG GTCTGGGCTGTATTAAAACCTGGATTCCTGGCTTTCCTCAAAGATCCATTTGACCCCGAACCGTTAGATATAATAGTGTTTGATGTGCTACCAGCCTCCGATGGCAATGGAGAGGGTCGTGTTTCTTTagcaaaagaaataaaagatgGAAACCCTTTACGCCACTATTTTAGG GTGTCTTGTGGTACAAGGTGTATCAAACTGAGGACCAAGAGCAATGCTAAGGTTAAAGACTGGGTAGCAGCAATTAATGATGCAGGGCTTAGGCCACCTGAGGGATGGTGTCATCCTCACAGGTTTGGTTCTTATGCTCCTCCTAGGGGTTTGACAGAGGATGACAGTCAGGCTCAGTGGTTTGTTGATGGTGAATCAGCATTTGAAGCTATAGCTTTGGCTATTGAAGAAGCAAAGTCAGAG ATCTTTATATGCGGCTGGTGGGTGTGCCCCGAACTTTATATGCGACGTCCCTTTCACACTAATGCATCCTTCCGTCTTGATGCTTTACTGGAAGCCAAAGCAAAACAAGGTGTTCAG ATCTACATCCTTCTGTACAAAGAGGTTGCTATTGCTTTAAAAATCAACAGTGTGTATAGCAAGAGAAAGCTGGTAGGCATCCATGAGAATGTCAGGGTGCTGCGTTATCCTGATCATTTCTCAAGCGGTGTGTATCTATG GTCCCATCATGAAAAAATTGTCATTGTTGACCACCAGATTTGCTTTATCGGAGGACTGGACCTGTGCTTTGGTCGTTATGACTCACCCGAACACAAAGTGGGTGATTGTCCACCTCTTATATGGCCTGGAAAAGATTATTATAATCCAAG GGAATCTGAACCAAATTCCTGGGAAGACACCATGAAGGATGAATTAGATCGGAAAAAGTATCCACGTATGCCATGGCATGATGTCCATTGTGCCCTCTGGGGACCGCCGTGCCGTGATGTTGCTCGACACTTTGTTCAGCGCTGGAACTATGCAAAG AGGAACAAAGCTCCTCATGAGCAAGCAATTCCGCTACTTATGCCTCAGCATCACATGGTTATTCCTCATTACATGGGAATGAATGGTGAGATAGACAATGGAAGTAATGGTGTTGCACGTCCTCATAAAAGTATCAAAAGACATGATTCGTTTTCTTCAAGATCTTCTTCCCAAGATATTCCTTTGCTTATGCCTCAGGAAGCTGAAGGGGGGGAAAGTTTTAAGGAGGAACTAAAAATAAATGGCTTCCATACAGGGCATAGTTTTCATGATCAGCGGAGCAGGTCTAGCAGAATCCCATTCTCTTTCCGGAAGTCCCGAGTAGAACCTCTAGTTCCAGATTTGCCAATGAAAGGATTTGTGGACGAGTTGGATCAGAATCTGGTGCAGCCTGGCATGAAGAAGTTGGACAAAGATTGGTGGGAAAAACAAGAGAGAGGTGATCAAGTTGTTTCACCTGAAGAAAATGGGCAAGTAGGTCCTCGTGTTTCGTGTCGTTGCCAG GTTATAAGGAGCGTCAGTCAATGGTCAGCTGGAACAAGCCAAACTGAagaaagcatacacaatgcttaCTGCTCCCTTATCGAAAAGGCTGAACATTTTGTTTACATAGAG AATCAATTTTTCATTTCTGGTCTATCTGGGGATGACATTATAAAAAATCGTGTTTTGGAAGCACTGTACAGGCGTATTATGCGAGCTTATAATGAAAAGAAGTCCTTCAGGGTTATCGTTGTGATACCACTTCTACCTGGCTTCCAG GGTGGTTTGGATGATAATGGTGCTGCTTCAGTTAGAGCTATTATGCATTGGCAATACAGAACTATATGCAGAGGATCTAATTCAATATTACATAATCTTAATGATCTCATGGGCTCTAGAACGCACGACTATATATCATTTTATGGTCTCAGAGCTTATGGAAGACTCTTTGATGGTGGTCCTATTGCATCTAGCCAG ATATATGTGCATAGCAAGATCATGATAGTTGATGACCACACAGCCTTGATTGGATCTGGAAATATAAATGACAGAAGCTTGCTTGGTTCAAGAGACTCTGAG GATTGTGATTTTGTTGCAGATTGGTGTACTTATCGAGGACAAGGAGTTTGTCGATTCATTCATGGGAGGCAAGCCAAGAAAGGCCGGAAAATTTGCATTAAGTCTTCGCCTTTCGCTATGGTCTGA
- the LOC132626672 gene encoding phospholipase D zeta 1 isoform X1: MSSTEQLMMGDGVRGPRYVQMQSEPPEPSRLSYSFREDNSHESTRIFDELPQATIIQVSRPDAGDISPMLLTYTIEVQYKQFKWQLVKKASHVFYLHFALKKRAFIEEIHEKQEQVKEWLQNLGIGDHTAVIQDEDEPDDEASPLRAEESAKSRDVPSSAALPIIRPTIGRQHSMSDRAKTAMQGYLNHFLGDIDFVNSQEVCRFLEVSRLSFSPEYGPKLKEDFIMVKHLPKIQDDDDIRKCCSCQWFGCCKDNWQKVWAVLKPGFLAFLKDPFDPEPLDIIVFDVLPASDGNGEGRVSLAKEIKDGNPLRHYFRVSCGTRCIKLRTKSNAKVKDWVAAINDAGLRPPEGWCHPHRFGSYAPPRGLTEDDSQAQWFVDGESAFEAIALAIEEAKSEIFICGWWVCPELYMRRPFHTNASFRLDALLEAKAKQGVQIYILLYKEVAIALKINSVYSKRKLVGIHENVRVLRYPDHFSSGVYLWSHHEKIVIVDHQICFIGGLDLCFGRYDSPEHKVGDCPPLIWPGKDYYNPRESEPNSWEDTMKDELDRKKYPRMPWHDVHCALWGPPCRDVARHFVQRWNYAKRNKAPHEQAIPLLMPQHHMVIPHYMGMNGEIDNGSNGVARPHKSIKRHDSFSSRSSSQDIPLLMPQEAEGGESFKEELKINGFHTGHSFHDQRSRSSRIPFSFRKSRVEPLVPDLPMKGFVDELDQNLVQPGMKKLDKDWWEKQERGDQVVSPEENGQVGPRVSCRCQVIRSVSQWSAGTSQTEESIHNAYCSLIEKAEHFVYIENQFFISGLSGDDIIKNRVLEALYRRIMRAYNEKKSFRVIVVIPLLPGFQGGLDDNGAASVRAIMHWQYRTICRGSNSILHNLNDLMGSRTHDYISFYGLRAYGRLFDGGPIASSQIYVHSKIMIVDDHTALIGSGNINDRSLLGSRDSEIGVLIEDKEFVDSFMGGKPRKAGKFALSLRLSLWSEHLGLRTAEVGQIKDPVVDPTYKDIWMATAKTNTMIYQDVFSCIPNDLMQSRASLRQCMAFSKEKLGHTTIDLGIAPSKLESYQDGDIEGIDPMERLKAVKGHLVSFPLDFMCKEDLRPVFNESEYYASAQVFH; the protein is encoded by the exons ATGTCGTCGACGGAGCAGTTGATGATGGGCGATGGCGTCAGAGGACCACGTTACGTGCAGATGCAATCGGAACCACCGGAACCTTCTAGGCTGTCATATTCATTTCGCGAGGATAATAGTCATGAATCGACTCGAATATTCGATGAGTTGCCTCAGGCTACAATCATCCAAGTCTCTCGTCCCGATGCCGGTGACATTAGCCCTATGCTATTAACATACACAATTGAAGTCCAATACAAGCAG TTCAAGTGGCAATTGGTGAAGAAAGCCTCGCATGTATTTTACTTACATTTTGCATTAAAGAAGCGTGCATTCATTGAGGAGATTCATGAGAAGCAAGAGCAG GTCAAAGAATGGCTTCAAAACTTGGGGATAGGAGACCATACAGCTGTAATTCAAGATGAGGATGAACCTGATGATGAGGCTAGTCCTCTGCGTGCTGAGGAAAGTGCCAAAAGCAG AGATGTTCCGTCTAGTGCTGCTTTGCCAATAATTCGGCCAACCATCGGAAGGCAACATTCAATGTCAGATCGAGCAAAGACTGCTATGCAGGGTTACTTGAATCACTTTCTTGGAGATATAGATTTTGTCAATTCCCAGGAG GTTTGCAGGTTTCTGGAAGTTTCAAGATTATCCTTTTCTCCAGAGTATGGTCCTAAGCTAAAAGAAGATTTTATTATGGTGAAGCACTTACCAAAAATTCAAGATGACGATGATATTCGGAAATGTTGTTCATGTCAGTGGTTTGGTTGCTGTAAAGACAACTGGCAGAAG GTCTGGGCTGTATTAAAACCTGGATTCCTGGCTTTCCTCAAAGATCCATTTGACCCCGAACCGTTAGATATAATAGTGTTTGATGTGCTACCAGCCTCCGATGGCAATGGAGAGGGTCGTGTTTCTTTagcaaaagaaataaaagatgGAAACCCTTTACGCCACTATTTTAGG GTGTCTTGTGGTACAAGGTGTATCAAACTGAGGACCAAGAGCAATGCTAAGGTTAAAGACTGGGTAGCAGCAATTAATGATGCAGGGCTTAGGCCACCTGAGGGATGGTGTCATCCTCACAGGTTTGGTTCTTATGCTCCTCCTAGGGGTTTGACAGAGGATGACAGTCAGGCTCAGTGGTTTGTTGATGGTGAATCAGCATTTGAAGCTATAGCTTTGGCTATTGAAGAAGCAAAGTCAGAG ATCTTTATATGCGGCTGGTGGGTGTGCCCCGAACTTTATATGCGACGTCCCTTTCACACTAATGCATCCTTCCGTCTTGATGCTTTACTGGAAGCCAAAGCAAAACAAGGTGTTCAG ATCTACATCCTTCTGTACAAAGAGGTTGCTATTGCTTTAAAAATCAACAGTGTGTATAGCAAGAGAAAGCTGGTAGGCATCCATGAGAATGTCAGGGTGCTGCGTTATCCTGATCATTTCTCAAGCGGTGTGTATCTATG GTCCCATCATGAAAAAATTGTCATTGTTGACCACCAGATTTGCTTTATCGGAGGACTGGACCTGTGCTTTGGTCGTTATGACTCACCCGAACACAAAGTGGGTGATTGTCCACCTCTTATATGGCCTGGAAAAGATTATTATAATCCAAG GGAATCTGAACCAAATTCCTGGGAAGACACCATGAAGGATGAATTAGATCGGAAAAAGTATCCACGTATGCCATGGCATGATGTCCATTGTGCCCTCTGGGGACCGCCGTGCCGTGATGTTGCTCGACACTTTGTTCAGCGCTGGAACTATGCAAAG AGGAACAAAGCTCCTCATGAGCAAGCAATTCCGCTACTTATGCCTCAGCATCACATGGTTATTCCTCATTACATGGGAATGAATGGTGAGATAGACAATGGAAGTAATGGTGTTGCACGTCCTCATAAAAGTATCAAAAGACATGATTCGTTTTCTTCAAGATCTTCTTCCCAAGATATTCCTTTGCTTATGCCTCAGGAAGCTGAAGGGGGGGAAAGTTTTAAGGAGGAACTAAAAATAAATGGCTTCCATACAGGGCATAGTTTTCATGATCAGCGGAGCAGGTCTAGCAGAATCCCATTCTCTTTCCGGAAGTCCCGAGTAGAACCTCTAGTTCCAGATTTGCCAATGAAAGGATTTGTGGACGAGTTGGATCAGAATCTGGTGCAGCCTGGCATGAAGAAGTTGGACAAAGATTGGTGGGAAAAACAAGAGAGAGGTGATCAAGTTGTTTCACCTGAAGAAAATGGGCAAGTAGGTCCTCGTGTTTCGTGTCGTTGCCAG GTTATAAGGAGCGTCAGTCAATGGTCAGCTGGAACAAGCCAAACTGAagaaagcatacacaatgcttaCTGCTCCCTTATCGAAAAGGCTGAACATTTTGTTTACATAGAG AATCAATTTTTCATTTCTGGTCTATCTGGGGATGACATTATAAAAAATCGTGTTTTGGAAGCACTGTACAGGCGTATTATGCGAGCTTATAATGAAAAGAAGTCCTTCAGGGTTATCGTTGTGATACCACTTCTACCTGGCTTCCAG GGTGGTTTGGATGATAATGGTGCTGCTTCAGTTAGAGCTATTATGCATTGGCAATACAGAACTATATGCAGAGGATCTAATTCAATATTACATAATCTTAATGATCTCATGGGCTCTAGAACGCACGACTATATATCATTTTATGGTCTCAGAGCTTATGGAAGACTCTTTGATGGTGGTCCTATTGCATCTAGCCAG ATATATGTGCATAGCAAGATCATGATAGTTGATGACCACACAGCCTTGATTGGATCTGGAAATATAAATGACAGAAGCTTGCTTGGTTCAAGAGACTCTGAG ATTGGTGTACTTATCGAGGACAAGGAGTTTGTCGATTCATTCATGGGAGGCAAGCCAAGAAAGGCCGGAAAATTTGCATTAAGTCTTCGCCTTTCGCTATGGTCTGAGCACCTTGGTCTTCGTACTGCCGAG GTTGGTCAAATTAAGGACCCTGTGGTTGATCCAACGTACAAGGATATTTGGATGGCAACTGCTAAG ACAAATACCATGATATACCAAGATGTTTTTTCTTGCATACCCAACGATCTGATGCAGTCCAG GGCTTCACTCCGACAATGCATGGCATTCTCGAAAGAAAAACTTGGTCATACGACTATTGATTTAGGGATAGCTCCAAGCAAGCTAGAATCTTATCAGGATGGAGATATCGAGGGTATAGATCCCATGGAGAGATTAAAAGCTGTGAAAGGTCATCTTGTTTCCTTCCCTTTGGATTTTATGTGCAAAGAAGATTTAAGACCTGTGTTTAATGAAAGTGAGTACTATGCATCAGCTCAAGTTTTTCATTAA